A genomic window from Streptomyces sp. 846.5 includes:
- a CDS encoding PfkB family carbohydrate kinase: MTPSRSLLVVGDLVTDVVALHAKPLTPDTDTAARIAVRPGGSAANTAAWAAHAGARVRLLARVGADSADWHREALARGGVETWLRVDPDRPTAVVIDLVDGAGERTFVTDRGASGALGPSDWEDSLLDGVGRLHLSGYLLFGAEGRELAVVAVRAARARGIGVSVDPASSGFLREFGAERFLALLGGVLFSGVDLLLPNLDEARVLTGQADPAAAARALSAHCGCRVALKLGAAGALLAEGGALLGPVPAPEVVPLDSTGAGDAFAGGLLAALLAGGSLPEAAAVGCRLGAAAVVAVGGRPGAVSTH; the protein is encoded by the coding sequence ATGACGCCGAGTCGGTCCCTGCTGGTGGTGGGCGACCTGGTCACCGATGTGGTCGCGCTGCACGCCAAGCCGCTCACCCCGGACACCGACACCGCCGCGCGGATCGCGGTCCGCCCCGGCGGCTCCGCCGCCAACACGGCGGCCTGGGCCGCCCACGCCGGGGCGCGGGTGCGGCTGCTGGCGCGGGTCGGGGCCGACTCGGCCGACTGGCACCGCGAGGCGCTGGCCCGCGGCGGCGTGGAGACCTGGCTGCGGGTGGACCCGGACCGGCCGACGGCGGTGGTCATCGACCTGGTGGACGGCGCGGGGGAGCGGACCTTTGTGACCGACCGCGGCGCCAGCGGCGCGCTGGGCCCGTCCGACTGGGAGGATTCGCTGCTGGACGGGGTCGGCCGACTGCACCTCTCGGGCTATCTGCTGTTCGGCGCGGAGGGCCGGGAGCTCGCGGTGGTCGCGGTGCGGGCGGCCCGCGCGCGGGGGATCGGCGTCAGCGTCGACCCGGCGTCCAGCGGCTTTCTGCGCGAGTTCGGCGCGGAACGCTTCCTCGCCCTGCTCGGCGGCGTCCTGTTCAGTGGCGTCGACCTGCTGCTGCCCAATCTGGACGAGGCCCGGGTGCTGACCGGTCAGGCCGACCCGGCCGCCGCGGCGCGGGCGCTCAGCGCCCACTGCGGCTGCCGGGTGGCCCTGAAGCTGGGCGCCGCCGGTGCGCTGCTGGCCGAGGGCGGTGCCCTGCTCGGCCCGGTCCCGGCCCCCGAGGTCGTCCCGCTGGACTCCACCGGCGCCGGTGACGCCTTCGCCGGCGGCCTGCTCGCCGCGCTGCTGGCGGGCGGCTCATTGCCGGAGGCAGCGGCGGTGGGCTGCCGGCTGGGGGCGGCGGCGGTGGTCGCGGTGGGCGGCC
- a CDS encoding pseudouridine-5'-phosphate glycosidase, with protein MPSSPAPIRLSDEVRKAVERGRPVVALESTIISHGLPRPRNLEVARELEATVRAAGAVPATIAVLDGVARVGLGKDELERVANDPDLRKLGFRDLAPAVALGASGATTVSGTAFLAHSAGIAVFATGGLGGVHRDWVTLQDESADLGLLARVPITVVCAGVKSILDVPATLQRLETLNVGVVGYRTAEFPGFYLRSSGLPVDWTLDSPEQVAQLMRARWQLSADLTALVVGNPVSEAEQLDPELHDRVLAKALRAAERKGITGQAVTPFLLGYLVEHTDGASLEANLAAVRGNVALAAQIARSHAALS; from the coding sequence ATGCCGTCCAGTCCCGCCCCGATACGTCTGTCCGACGAGGTCCGAAAAGCCGTCGAGCGGGGGCGCCCGGTGGTGGCGCTGGAGTCGACCATCATCTCGCACGGGCTGCCGCGTCCGCGGAACCTGGAGGTCGCCCGGGAGCTGGAGGCGACCGTCCGGGCCGCCGGGGCGGTCCCGGCCACCATCGCGGTGCTGGACGGGGTGGCCAGGGTCGGGCTCGGCAAGGACGAGCTGGAGCGGGTCGCCAACGACCCGGACCTGCGCAAGCTGGGTTTCCGCGATCTGGCCCCCGCGGTCGCGCTCGGGGCGAGTGGCGCGACCACGGTGTCCGGGACGGCCTTCCTGGCCCACTCGGCCGGGATCGCGGTGTTCGCCACCGGCGGCCTCGGCGGCGTGCACCGCGACTGGGTGACCCTGCAGGACGAGTCCGCCGACCTCGGGCTGCTGGCCCGGGTGCCGATCACGGTGGTGTGCGCGGGGGTGAAGTCCATCCTGGACGTCCCGGCGACGCTGCAGCGCCTGGAGACGCTGAACGTGGGCGTGGTCGGCTACCGGACCGCCGAGTTCCCCGGCTTCTACCTGCGCAGCTCCGGATTGCCGGTCGACTGGACGCTGGACTCCCCGGAGCAGGTGGCGCAGCTGATGCGGGCCCGCTGGCAGCTCAGCGCCGACCTCACCGCGCTGGTCGTCGGCAACCCGGTCTCCGAGGCGGAGCAGCTCGACCCCGAGCTGCACGACCGGGTCCTCGCCAAGGCCCTGCGCGCGGCCGAGCGCAAGGGCATCACCGGCCAGGCGGTCACCCCCTTCCTGCTCGGCTACCTGGTGGAGCACACCGACGGCGCCTCGCTGGAGGCCAACCTCGCCGCGGTACGCGGCAACGTCGCCCTGGCGGCGCAGATCGCCCGCAGCCACGCGGCGCTCAGTTGA
- the pheT gene encoding phenylalanine--tRNA ligase subunit beta, translating to MRVPLSWLREYVDLPAGETGRDVADRLVRAGLEVETVEQLGGDLKGPLVVGKVLAIEELTGFKKPIRYCQVDVGDANGTGEPQNIVCGARNFAVGDKVVVVLPGAVLPGPFPISARQTYGHTSEGMICSARELGMGDDHDGIIVLPAEYVPGTDAIELLELVDEVLDIAVTADRGYCLSVRGVAREAAIAYSLPLSDPALLDVPPANSYGPLVKVEDQAGCDRFVARSVVGIEPTALSPLWLQRRIQKAGMRPISLAVDITNYVMLELGQPLHAYDRSRIDGAITVRRARAGEKLRTLDGVERTLDAEDLLICDNSGPIGLAGVMGGAGTEIATAVEDPETGRVTGTSEVVIEAAHFDPVAIARSVRRHKLPSEAAKRFERGVDPEAGKAAAQRAVDLLVLVAGGTAEAGVTDIAAPHPVHSITIAADHPDRVAGQEYGRETVVRRLQEVGCTVVGGDVLVVTPPSWRPDLTDPNDLAEEVIRLEGYAELPSTLPTPPAGTGLTESQRLRRRSGLALAGAGYVEVLNYPFIGEAVLDAFGLDADDPRRETVRLANPISDEEPSLRTTLLPGLLAALRRNVGRGATDVALFEQGLAFRVDGTDPESLFKAPRLPVDRRPTDEEVAQLNAALPRQPRRVATVLAGNREPDGWWGKGRAATWADAVESARTVAEAAGVELTVRQDQHAPWHPGRCAALYVGDRLVGHAGELHPRTVKALHLPERTCAMELDIELLTADGSRQVEGPRISGFPVATQDVALVVDAGVPAAEVEEALRSGAGPLLESLRLFDVYTGEQIGEDKKSLAYALRFRATDRTLTAEEATAAREAAIAEAVARTGASPRG from the coding sequence ATGCGCGTCCCGCTTTCCTGGCTGCGGGAGTACGTCGACCTGCCCGCAGGTGAGACCGGCCGCGACGTGGCCGACCGGCTGGTCCGGGCCGGCCTGGAGGTCGAGACCGTCGAGCAGCTCGGCGGCGACCTCAAGGGCCCGCTGGTGGTCGGCAAGGTGCTGGCCATCGAGGAGCTCACCGGCTTCAAGAAGCCCATCCGCTACTGCCAGGTCGACGTCGGCGACGCGAACGGGACGGGCGAGCCGCAGAACATCGTCTGCGGCGCCCGCAACTTCGCCGTCGGCGACAAGGTCGTCGTGGTGCTCCCCGGCGCGGTGCTGCCCGGCCCGTTCCCGATCTCGGCGCGGCAGACCTACGGCCACACCTCCGAGGGCATGATCTGCTCGGCCCGCGAGCTGGGCATGGGCGACGACCATGACGGCATCATCGTGCTGCCGGCCGAGTACGTCCCTGGCACCGACGCCATCGAGCTGCTGGAGCTGGTGGACGAGGTCCTGGACATCGCCGTCACCGCCGACCGCGGCTACTGCCTGTCGGTGCGCGGCGTCGCCCGTGAGGCCGCCATCGCCTACAGCCTGCCGCTGAGCGACCCGGCCCTGCTGGACGTCCCTCCGGCCAACTCCTACGGCCCGCTGGTCAAGGTCGAGGACCAGGCAGGGTGCGACCGCTTCGTGGCCCGCAGCGTCGTCGGCATCGAGCCGACCGCGCTGTCCCCGCTGTGGCTGCAGCGCCGGATCCAGAAGGCCGGGATGCGCCCGATCTCGCTGGCCGTGGACATCACCAACTACGTGATGCTGGAGCTCGGCCAGCCGCTGCACGCCTACGACCGCAGCCGGATCGACGGCGCGATCACCGTGCGCCGCGCCCGCGCGGGCGAGAAGCTGCGCACCCTGGACGGCGTCGAGCGCACGCTGGACGCCGAGGACCTGCTGATCTGCGACAACTCCGGGCCGATCGGCCTGGCCGGGGTCATGGGCGGGGCCGGCACCGAGATCGCCACCGCGGTCGAGGACCCGGAGACCGGCCGGGTCACCGGCACCAGCGAGGTCGTCATCGAGGCCGCGCACTTCGACCCGGTCGCCATCGCCCGCAGCGTGCGCCGCCACAAGCTGCCCTCCGAGGCCGCCAAGCGCTTCGAGCGCGGCGTGGACCCGGAGGCCGGCAAGGCCGCCGCGCAGCGCGCCGTGGACCTCCTGGTGCTGGTCGCCGGCGGCACCGCCGAGGCCGGGGTCACCGACATCGCCGCGCCGCACCCGGTGCACAGCATCACCATCGCCGCGGACCACCCGGACCGGGTGGCCGGGCAGGAGTACGGCCGCGAAACCGTGGTGCGCCGGCTCCAGGAGGTCGGCTGCACCGTGGTCGGCGGGGACGTGCTGGTGGTCACCCCGCCGAGCTGGCGGCCCGACCTGACCGACCCCAACGACCTCGCCGAGGAGGTCATCCGGCTGGAGGGCTACGCCGAGCTGCCCTCCACGCTGCCGACGCCGCCCGCGGGCACGGGCCTCACCGAGTCCCAGCGGCTGCGCCGCCGCAGCGGTCTGGCGCTGGCCGGGGCCGGCTATGTCGAGGTGCTGAACTACCCGTTCATCGGCGAGGCCGTGCTCGACGCCTTCGGGCTCGACGCGGACGACCCGCGCCGGGAGACGGTGCGGCTGGCCAACCCGATCTCCGACGAGGAGCCGTCGCTGCGCACCACGCTGCTGCCGGGCCTGCTGGCGGCGCTGCGCCGCAATGTCGGCCGGGGCGCGACGGACGTGGCGCTGTTCGAGCAGGGCCTGGCCTTCCGGGTGGACGGCACCGACCCGGAGTCGCTGTTCAAGGCGCCGCGGCTGCCGGTCGACCGCCGTCCCACCGACGAGGAGGTCGCGCAGCTCAACGCTGCGCTGCCGCGCCAGCCGCGCCGGGTCGCCACCGTCCTCGCGGGCAACCGCGAGCCCGACGGCTGGTGGGGCAAGGGCCGCGCCGCGACCTGGGCCGACGCGGTCGAGTCGGCCCGTACCGTGGCGGAAGCCGCCGGGGTCGAGCTGACGGTCCGCCAGGACCAGCACGCGCCCTGGCACCCGGGCCGCTGCGCCGCCCTCTACGTGGGCGACCGGCTGGTCGGCCACGCGGGCGAGCTGCACCCGCGCACCGTCAAGGCGCTGCACCTGCCGGAGCGCACCTGCGCGATGGAGCTGGACATCGAGCTGCTGACGGCAGACGGCTCCCGGCAGGTCGAGGGCCCGAGGATCTCCGGCTTCCCGGTCGCCACCCAGGACGTCGCCCTGGTCGTGGACGCCGGCGTGCCGGCCGCCGAGGTCGAGGAGGCGCTGCGGTCCGGCGCCGGACCGCTGCTGGAGTCGCTGCGGCTGTTCGACGTCTACACCGGCGAGCAGATCGGCGAGGACAAGAAGTCGCTGGCCTACGCGCTGCGCTTCCGCGCGACGGACCGCACCCTGACGGCGGAGGAGGCGACCGCGGCCCGCGAGGCCGCCATCGCCGAGGCCGTCGCCCGCACCGGCGCGAGCCCGCGCGGCTGA
- the pheS gene encoding phenylalanine--tRNA ligase subunit alpha: MSAPNKSYDPVEVEALKPEEIERLRDAALAAFEAAADLAALQEAKVAHTGDRSPLSLANREIGALPPQAKKEAGQRVGQARGAVNKALAERRVVLEAERDARVLTEEAVDVTLPYDRAPRGARHPLTTLSERLGDIFTSMGYAIAEGPEVEAEWLNFDALNMGPDHPARSTQDTFFLKDATGHPTEGVVLRTHTSGVQIRSMLAASEPPIYVICPGRVFRSDELDATHTPVFSQIELLAVDEGLTMADLKGTLDHMVVSLFGEGMKTRLRPNYFPFTEPSAEMDMVCFHCRGESVGNPDRPCRTCSSEGWIELGGCGMVNPRVLIACGIDPNKYSGFAFGFGIERLLMFRHNVEDMRDIVEGDVRFTLPFGMEI, from the coding sequence ATGTCCGCACCGAACAAGTCCTACGACCCGGTCGAGGTCGAGGCGTTGAAGCCGGAAGAGATCGAGCGGCTGCGGGACGCGGCGCTGGCCGCGTTCGAGGCCGCCGCCGACCTCGCCGCGCTGCAGGAGGCCAAGGTCGCCCACACCGGTGACCGCTCCCCGCTGTCCCTGGCCAACCGTGAGATCGGCGCGCTGCCGCCGCAGGCCAAGAAGGAGGCGGGCCAGCGGGTCGGCCAGGCCCGCGGAGCCGTCAACAAGGCCCTCGCCGAGCGCCGCGTCGTCCTGGAGGCCGAGCGGGACGCCCGGGTGCTCACCGAGGAGGCCGTGGACGTCACCCTCCCGTACGACCGCGCTCCGCGCGGCGCCCGGCACCCGCTGACGACCCTCTCCGAGCGGCTCGGCGACATCTTCACCTCCATGGGCTACGCCATCGCCGAGGGCCCCGAGGTCGAGGCCGAGTGGCTGAACTTCGACGCCCTCAACATGGGCCCGGACCACCCGGCGCGCTCCACCCAGGACACCTTCTTCCTCAAGGACGCCACCGGACATCCCACCGAGGGCGTGGTCCTGCGGACCCACACCTCCGGCGTGCAGATCCGCTCCATGCTGGCCGCCTCCGAGCCGCCGATCTACGTGATCTGCCCGGGCCGGGTGTTCCGCTCCGACGAGCTGGACGCCACCCACACCCCGGTCTTCAGCCAGATCGAGCTGCTGGCCGTGGACGAGGGCCTGACCATGGCCGACCTCAAGGGCACCCTGGACCACATGGTGGTCTCGCTCTTCGGCGAGGGCATGAAGACCCGGCTGCGCCCCAACTACTTCCCCTTCACCGAGCCGTCCGCCGAGATGGACATGGTGTGCTTCCACTGCCGCGGCGAGTCCGTCGGCAACCCGGACCGCCCCTGCCGCACCTGCTCCTCCGAGGGCTGGATCGAGCTGGGCGGCTGCGGGATGGTCAACCCGCGGGTGCTGATCGCCTGCGGCATCGACCCCAACAAGTACAGCGGCTTCGCGTTCGGCTTCGGCATCGAGCGACTGCTGATGTTCCGCCACAACGTCGAAGACATGCGAGACATCGTGGAGGGTGACGTGCGCTTCACCCTTCCGTTCGGGATGGAGATCTGA
- a CDS encoding ATP-binding protein, with amino-acid sequence MTDTRQVRASTRAVLPGLDPEDLPDGLVVADADGVVVCFNSAAARISGISREQALGRPLAEALPLEDLEGRRWWPLLDPYGGLRIRTGQPERNLLLPGGREVLVSARYLREGTGPVRRVVVALRGTEARRRTERSHAELIATVAHELRSPLTSVKGFTATLLQKWERFTDDQKKLMLETVDADANRVTRLIAELLDISRIDAGRLEIRRQKVDLPLALRRHVEGKIAAGVAPERFVIRVNEPLPPLWADADKLDQVLGNLLENAVRHGEGTVTIEVEPDKAVLASGQLREGTAVTVSDQGPGIPEESIPRVFTRFWRGSKRGGTGLGLYIVKGIVEAHGGSIAVDRVPEGGARFRFILPAGIPDFMA; translated from the coding sequence ATGACCGACACGCGGCAGGTCCGTGCGTCAACCCGCGCTGTCCTGCCTGGCCTCGATCCGGAGGACCTGCCGGACGGGCTGGTCGTCGCGGACGCCGACGGGGTGGTCGTCTGCTTCAACTCCGCGGCCGCCCGGATCAGCGGGATCAGCCGGGAGCAGGCCCTGGGCCGCCCGCTGGCCGAGGCGCTGCCGTTAGAGGACCTGGAGGGCCGCCGCTGGTGGCCGCTGCTGGACCCGTACGGCGGGCTGCGGATACGCACCGGACAGCCGGAACGCAATCTGCTGCTGCCCGGCGGCCGCGAGGTGCTGGTCTCCGCCCGCTACCTGCGCGAGGGCACCGGGCCGGTGCGCCGGGTGGTGGTCGCGCTGCGCGGCACCGAGGCCCGGCGCCGCACCGAGCGCAGCCACGCCGAGCTGATCGCCACCGTCGCCCATGAGCTGCGCTCCCCGCTGACCAGCGTCAAGGGCTTCACCGCGACCCTGCTGCAGAAGTGGGAGCGGTTCACCGACGACCAGAAGAAACTGATGCTGGAGACGGTCGACGCCGACGCCAACCGGGTCACCCGGCTGATCGCCGAACTGCTCGACATCTCCAGGATCGACGCCGGCCGGCTGGAGATCCGACGGCAGAAGGTCGACCTGCCGCTGGCGCTGCGCCGCCATGTGGAGGGCAAGATCGCCGCCGGGGTCGCCCCCGAGCGCTTTGTGATCCGGGTCAACGAGCCGCTGCCGCCGCTGTGGGCGGACGCCGACAAGCTCGACCAGGTGCTGGGCAACCTGCTGGAAAACGCGGTGCGCCACGGTGAGGGAACTGTCACCATCGAGGTCGAACCGGACAAGGCGGTCCTCGCCTCCGGTCAGCTGCGCGAAGGGACGGCGGTGACGGTGAGCGACCAGGGCCCCGGCATCCCCGAGGAGTCCATCCCGCGCGTCTTCACCCGCTTCTGGCGCGGCAGCAAGCGCGGCGGCACCGGCCTGGGCCTCTACATCGTCAAGGGCATCGTCGAGGCCCACGGCGGCAGCATCGCCGTGGACCGGGTGCCCGAGGGCGGGGCCAGGTTCCGATTTATCCTGCCCGCGGGCATCCCCGACTTCATGGCCTGA